Proteins encoded in a region of the Paenibacillus pedocola genome:
- a CDS encoding ABC transporter ATP-binding protein, whose amino-acid sequence MSESLLEVKNLKKYYPINKGFFNKTQGFIKAVDDISFSVNKGETFGLVGESGCGKSTTGRSLLRLIEPTAGEIWFEGQDITKLSMEEMRRRRREMQIVFQDPFSSLDPRNTVQRILEEPMIVHGVGDAKQRRAAVERLADVVGLAKAHLQRYPHQFSGGQRQRIGIARALALQPKLIIADEPVSALDVSIQSQVINLMQDLQREFGLTYIFIAHDLSVVKHICDRVAVMYLGRIVEVTDKHKLYDEPQHPYTQALLSAVPEPDPDIRKERVILQGEVPSPANAPVGCAFNTRCPRVMDVCRNVRPPLLETGAGHLTACHLYDGEANVRLA is encoded by the coding sequence ATGAGCGAAAGCCTGCTTGAGGTTAAGAACCTCAAAAAATATTATCCGATCAACAAGGGATTTTTCAATAAAACGCAGGGCTTCATCAAAGCTGTAGATGATATCTCGTTCTCGGTAAACAAAGGCGAAACCTTTGGTCTGGTAGGGGAGAGCGGCTGCGGCAAATCGACAACCGGGCGTTCGCTGCTGCGGCTGATAGAGCCGACAGCAGGCGAAATCTGGTTTGAAGGGCAGGACATTACGAAGCTGTCGATGGAAGAAATGCGCAGGCGCCGCCGGGAAATGCAGATTGTATTTCAGGATCCGTTTTCCTCACTGGATCCGCGAAATACGGTGCAGCGGATTCTGGAAGAGCCGATGATCGTTCACGGGGTAGGCGATGCTAAGCAGCGGAGGGCTGCCGTGGAGCGGCTGGCTGACGTTGTTGGTCTTGCCAAAGCGCATCTGCAGCGGTATCCGCATCAATTCTCAGGCGGACAACGCCAGCGGATCGGCATTGCCAGGGCACTGGCTCTGCAGCCTAAACTGATTATCGCCGACGAGCCAGTGTCTGCACTGGATGTTTCTATCCAGTCACAGGTGATCAATCTGATGCAGGATTTACAGCGGGAATTCGGATTGACCTACATATTTATTGCCCATGATCTTAGCGTAGTGAAGCACATCTGCGACCGGGTTGCTGTAATGTACCTGGGACGGATCGTGGAGGTTACGGATAAGCACAAGCTGTATGATGAACCGCAGCATCCGTATACACAGGCACTGCTCTCGGCGGTTCCCGAACCGGATCCCGATATCCGCAAGGAACGGGTAATTCTGCAGGGTGAGGTGCCGAGCCCGGCCAATGCGCCGGTCGGCTGTGCCTTTAATACCCGGTGTCCGCGGGTGATGGATGTATGCCGGAATGTAAGGCCGCCGCTGCTTGAGACCGGAGCAGGACATTTGACTGCCTGCCATCTCTATGACGGAGAGGCGAATGTCCGGCTGGCTTAA
- a CDS encoding M50 family metallopeptidase — protein MNKWLKTLLILAGSALLTRLIPFSSLFRNLDTMFHEFGHALMTLLLSGDVLRIELYADHSGVTYSAVEAGLRPVLVSLSGYPFASLFALLLFFLYSRGRQRWGLLLSAAVALIMLVLYVRGAFGILWLSGLIALNLAMVFLWPKASKYYYLFLAFLTLEESVMGTLYLLSASLLTPSRAGDAANLAGLTPLPAIFWAVVFFLFSFLCAKWSLGYFFRQERLQKQRGGR, from the coding sequence ATGAATAAATGGCTGAAAACGCTGCTGATACTGGCAGGGTCGGCGCTATTGACACGCTTAATTCCATTTTCATCGCTATTCCGCAATCTGGATACAATGTTCCATGAATTCGGGCATGCACTGATGACCCTGCTTCTCTCAGGCGATGTGCTGAGGATCGAGCTGTATGCGGATCACAGCGGTGTGACGTATTCTGCGGTTGAAGCCGGTCTAAGACCGGTGCTGGTGTCGTTGTCAGGATATCCGTTTGCCTCCTTATTCGCCCTGCTGCTGTTTTTTTTGTACAGTAGGGGACGTCAGCGGTGGGGGCTGCTGCTGTCTGCTGCTGTGGCGCTGATTATGCTGGTGCTGTATGTCAGGGGCGCCTTTGGTATACTGTGGCTCAGCGGTTTGATCGCACTCAATCTGGCAATGGTGTTCCTATGGCCCAAGGCAAGCAAATATTACTATTTGTTCCTGGCCTTCTTGACCCTGGAGGAATCTGTAATGGGCACACTGTATCTCTTGTCAGCTTCACTACTGACCCCGTCCCGTGCAGGTGATGCGGCTAATTTAGCCGGATTAACGCCTCTGCCCGCTATATTCTGGGCGGTGGTCTTCTTTCTTTTTTCATTCCTTTGCGCAAAATGGTCTCTGGGATATTTTTTCAGGCAGGAACGTTTGCAGAAACAAAGGGGCGGCAGGTAG
- a CDS encoding ABC transporter permease, whose protein sequence is MNSYLLKRVMVLIPVLIGMTIIVFSIIHAIPGDPAETILGQKATEQSKQALREQLGLDKPWLQQYFNYMGDLLQGDLGTSIRTKTPIAKEIMPYLAATLELTAASMLFATIVGVNAGILSAWRQNSWFDYTAMIIALIGVSMPIFWLGLMEQLLFALKLHWLPSIGRMDQRNPVESITNLYIIDTIIAGQWGQLWTVIKHLILPSIALGTIPMAIIARMTRSSMLEVMNSDYIRTAKAKGMSQFLVVYKHALKNALIPVLTVVGLQTGALLGGAVLTETIFAWPGVGRYIFEAISARDYPVIQTGILIIAFIFVVINLLVDLLYAAVDPRINYK, encoded by the coding sequence TTGAACTCCTACCTATTAAAACGTGTTATGGTATTAATCCCGGTTCTGATCGGGATGACGATTATTGTATTCTCGATTATTCATGCCATTCCGGGTGATCCGGCAGAGACGATCCTCGGGCAAAAGGCAACTGAACAGTCCAAACAGGCGTTACGTGAACAGCTCGGCCTCGATAAGCCGTGGCTGCAGCAGTATTTCAATTATATGGGGGATTTGCTGCAAGGCGATCTCGGGACTTCCATCCGTACTAAAACACCGATTGCCAAAGAAATTATGCCTTATCTTGCAGCTACACTGGAGCTTACGGCGGCCAGTATGCTGTTCGCCACAATTGTAGGTGTTAATGCGGGGATTCTAAGCGCTTGGCGGCAGAATTCATGGTTTGACTATACTGCGATGATCATTGCACTCATTGGCGTATCTATGCCGATCTTTTGGCTGGGGCTGATGGAGCAGCTGTTATTCGCACTGAAACTGCATTGGCTTCCTTCTATAGGAAGGATGGATCAGCGCAATCCGGTGGAGAGCATCACTAATCTCTATATTATTGATACGATTATTGCTGGACAGTGGGGTCAGCTGTGGACAGTTATTAAGCATTTAATCCTGCCAAGCATAGCGCTCGGCACCATTCCGATGGCGATTATCGCCCGGATGACCCGTTCCAGTATGCTGGAGGTTATGAACTCCGACTATATCCGTACGGCTAAAGCTAAAGGAATGTCGCAATTCCTGGTCGTGTACAAGCATGCGCTGAAAAATGCCCTGATCCCAGTGTTAACGGTGGTGGGGCTGCAGACAGGCGCTCTGCTCGGCGGTGCCGTTTTGACCGAGACGATTTTTGCTTGGCCTGGCGTGGGAAGGTATATATTTGAAGCGATAAGTGCCCGTGATTATCCTGTCATTCAGACCGGAATCCTGATTATTGCTTTTATTTTCGTCGTTATTAATCTGCTTGTGGATCTGCTTTATGCGGCCGTTGATCCGCGCATTAACTACAAGTGA
- the modB gene encoding molybdate ABC transporter permease subunit, with product MNWTDFFAPVWLSVKISLITSIIVFILATYAAKLMAGRKFPGHNLVETVLLLPLVLPPTVVGFVLLVILGRRSWVGRLYEQFTQHTILFTWGAAVIAAVVVAFPLVYRTVKAGFEGVEKDLEDAARAQGASELQVLRYVTLPLASRSLAAGYVLGFARGLGEFGATIMVAGNIPGRTQTVPTAIYVAVDGGNMTLAWMWVCSIIAISALMLMFVNRRS from the coding sequence ATGAACTGGACTGATTTTTTCGCCCCGGTCTGGCTTTCGGTCAAAATCTCTTTAATTACCAGTATAATTGTATTCATTCTGGCTACCTATGCGGCCAAGCTGATGGCGGGCCGGAAGTTTCCGGGACACAATCTGGTTGAGACCGTGCTGCTGCTGCCGCTTGTCCTGCCGCCTACTGTAGTGGGATTCGTGCTTTTGGTAATCCTGGGGCGCAGGAGCTGGGTTGGCAGGCTGTATGAGCAGTTTACGCAGCATACCATCCTGTTCACTTGGGGGGCAGCCGTTATCGCAGCGGTGGTTGTCGCTTTTCCGCTCGTATACAGAACTGTTAAAGCTGGGTTCGAAGGCGTAGAGAAGGATCTCGAAGATGCCGCCCGCGCTCAGGGGGCCAGTGAGCTTCAGGTTCTGCGCTATGTGACGCTTCCGCTGGCCAGCCGCTCGCTGGCTGCGGGTTATGTGCTGGGCTTCGCCCGGGGGCTTGGGGAATTTGGCGCCACGATCATGGTGGCGGGCAACATTCCCGGCCGCACCCAAACCGTGCCGACCGCGATTTATGTAGCTGTTGACGGCGGGAATATGACGCTTGCCTGGATGTGGGTCTGCTCGATTATTGCCATTTCGGCCCTAATGCTGATGTTCGTCAACCGCCGTTCCTGA
- a CDS encoding ABC transporter ATP-binding protein: protein MIQPILKIEDLHTHFFTDRGEVPAVDGVDLYINPGEVLGVVGESGCGKSVTSLSILKLVPNPPGKIVGGRILLKGRDIVPLKEKEMRIIRGDSVSMIFQEPMTSLNPLFTVGQQIIETVRLHRGLSKKEAREHAVEMLRKVGIPRPEAIIDEYPHQLSGGMRQRVMIAMSISCSPELLIADEPTTALDVTIQAQILDLIRRLNEEQGTAVMLITHDLGVVAEMCHRVAVMYAGKVVEEGSVRDIFKNPLHPYTRGLIESVPRMNETRERLYSIPGNVPILSTEMQGCRFAPRCANVMDVCRESLPQLTLQEEQHSCRCWLHEVSQEEAVV from the coding sequence ATGATCCAGCCAATTCTGAAAATTGAGGATTTGCATACCCATTTTTTTACCGACCGCGGTGAAGTGCCTGCCGTTGACGGCGTTGACCTGTACATCAATCCCGGGGAGGTCCTTGGCGTCGTTGGCGAATCCGGCTGCGGTAAAAGTGTGACCTCATTGTCCATCCTGAAGCTGGTTCCGAACCCGCCAGGGAAGATTGTGGGCGGCCGTATCCTATTAAAAGGCCGGGATATCGTCCCACTTAAGGAAAAAGAGATGCGTATAATCCGTGGTGATTCCGTATCGATGATTTTTCAGGAGCCAATGACCTCGCTCAACCCGCTGTTTACAGTCGGGCAGCAAATCATCGAAACGGTGCGGCTGCACCGCGGCTTGTCCAAAAAAGAAGCGCGGGAGCACGCGGTCGAGATGCTGCGCAAAGTCGGCATTCCGCGTCCAGAGGCTATTATTGATGAGTATCCTCATCAATTGTCAGGGGGCATGCGCCAGCGGGTAATGATCGCGATGTCCATATCCTGCAGTCCGGAGCTGCTGATTGCCGATGAGCCGACTACGGCGCTGGATGTAACCATTCAAGCGCAGATTCTGGATCTGATCCGCCGCCTGAATGAAGAACAGGGAACAGCTGTGATGCTGATTACCCACGATCTTGGCGTCGTTGCAGAAATGTGCCACCGGGTTGCCGTAATGTATGCAGGCAAGGTGGTCGAGGAGGGCAGTGTTCGTGATATATTCAAGAATCCGCTGCATCCGTATACCCGTGGCCTGATAGAGTCCGTGCCGCGAATGAATGAGACCCGGGAACGGCTGTATTCCATCCCCGGCAATGTGCCGATTCTCAGCACAGAGATGCAGGGCTGCCGGTTCGCTCCCCGTTGTGCGAATGTTATGGATGTCTGCCGTGAGTCGCTTCCGCAGCTTACCCTGCAGGAGGAGCAGCATAGCTGCAGATGCTGGCTGCATGAAGTCAGTCAGGAGGAGGCAGTGGTATGA
- a CDS encoding helix-turn-helix transcriptional regulator yields MSENTSYTTEEIARLLKISKLKVYDLIKKGELPSYRVGKQMRVDHTDLEAYKQNSRSSSAAGLQGGPAASSTLPPATPFVLPPATFSVPLHLAQPAGYSNKAAGTNVVITGQDMSLDILASHLERSLPSTRPLRSYAGSLDSLIAMYHGESDIVSTHLLDGDTGEYNLPYIRRLLVGSSYIVVHLLARSAGFYVQKGNPKNIRSWSDLQQKELKLINRERGSGARVLLDEQLRLHSIRAAELIGYDTEENSHLAVAGRVSRGEADVGIGTEKAAKIVDGLEFIPLIKERYDLVMLKKPGNEQWISAVLDILRSSAFKSELSSIHSYDLSDTGRIIYES; encoded by the coding sequence ATGTCCGAGAACACTTCCTACACTACCGAGGAAATCGCCCGGTTGTTGAAGATATCCAAGTTAAAGGTCTATGACCTGATCAAAAAAGGCGAGCTGCCTTCTTACCGCGTAGGTAAGCAAATGCGGGTGGACCATACCGATCTTGAGGCCTACAAGCAGAACTCACGCAGCAGCTCTGCCGCCGGCCTGCAGGGAGGTCCAGCAGCATCCTCCACTCTGCCGCCTGCCACCCCGTTCGTGCTGCCTCCAGCCACATTCTCGGTGCCGCTTCATCTCGCCCAGCCTGCGGGGTATTCCAATAAAGCTGCGGGAACGAATGTTGTCATTACCGGACAGGACATGTCGCTGGATATTCTGGCCAGCCATCTGGAACGCAGCCTCCCGTCCACCCGCCCGCTCCGTTCTTATGCAGGCAGTCTGGACAGCCTGATCGCCATGTATCATGGCGAATCCGACATCGTCAGCACTCATTTGCTGGATGGCGATACAGGCGAATATAACCTTCCTTATATCCGCAGGCTTCTGGTCGGTTCCTCTTATATCGTAGTCCATTTGCTGGCACGCAGTGCAGGGTTCTATGTACAGAAGGGCAACCCGAAGAACATCCGGAGCTGGTCGGATTTGCAGCAGAAGGAGCTGAAGCTGATTAACCGGGAACGCGGCTCCGGCGCACGGGTCCTGCTGGACGAGCAGCTGCGTCTGCACAGCATCCGCGCCGCAGAGCTAATCGGATATGACACCGAGGAGAACAGCCACTTAGCTGTTGCCGGAAGAGTGTCCCGCGGCGAAGCCGATGTCGGCATCGGCACTGAGAAGGCGGCCAAAATTGTTGATGGACTTGAATTCATTCCGCTGATCAAGGAACGTTACGATCTGGTCATGCTCAAGAAGCCTGGGAATGAACAGTGGATCAGTGCAGTGCTTGATATTCTGCGCTCCTCTGCCTTTAAGAGCGAGCTTAGCTCCATCCACAGCTATGATCTTTCCGATACAGGCAGGATAATTTATGAGAGTTAA
- a CDS encoding ABC transporter substrate-binding protein, whose translation MKKWSSLALAVTLGAVLTLSGCGGNNNNAGTEATAGSNAAATTAPESSPDAAASTQDTLILGRGGDSASLDPAIVTDGESLKIAHQVFDSLLEYKPGTSEVQPSLADSWEVSADGLTYTFKLHPGVKFHDGTDFDAEAVVFNFTRWSDPASEFKFEGDSFDYYDSMFGPDGSRVIKEVKAVDATTVQFTLNQPQAPFLQNIAMTSFGIASPTAIKEKKENFKNEPVGTGPFVFTEWKHNDSITLDKNPNYWKEGLPKLNKVIVRSIPDNSARFNALQNGEIDLMEDLSPDDLSTLEGNTELQKIERPPFNVSYLGFNFNKKPFDNVKVRQALNYAVNKQAIIDAFFSGQATAAVNPMPPSLWGYNDAVKDYEYDLDKAKALLAEAGYPDGLPDTVTLYAMPVSRPYMPDGKKVAEAIQADWEKIGVKTVIESPEWATYLDDTKAGEKDDIYMLGWTGDNGDPDNFLYTLLDKDAIPGNNRSFYVNEELHTILINAQKETDQAKRSDLYKQAQEIIKADAPWIPLVHTTPLLAAKANLKGYVPGPTGTEYYSEIYFE comes from the coding sequence ATGAAGAAATGGAGTAGTCTTGCACTGGCAGTAACTCTTGGGGCTGTTTTGACACTAAGTGGCTGCGGAGGTAATAACAACAATGCCGGCACAGAAGCAACTGCGGGTTCCAATGCAGCGGCAACCACCGCACCGGAAAGCTCTCCGGATGCAGCAGCATCCACACAGGACACATTGATTCTGGGACGCGGCGGCGACTCTGCCTCGCTGGATCCGGCCATCGTCACTGACGGCGAATCGCTTAAGATTGCCCATCAGGTATTTGACTCCCTGCTGGAATACAAGCCGGGAACTTCCGAAGTACAGCCCTCGCTTGCTGACAGCTGGGAAGTTTCAGCAGACGGTCTGACTTACACCTTCAAGCTGCATCCGGGTGTAAAGTTCCATGATGGAACGGATTTTGATGCTGAAGCGGTTGTGTTCAACTTTACCCGCTGGAGTGATCCTGCAAGTGAGTTCAAGTTCGAAGGCGATTCCTTTGATTACTACGATTCCATGTTCGGTCCGGACGGCAGCCGTGTAATCAAAGAAGTGAAGGCTGTGGATGCCACAACCGTACAATTTACACTCAACCAGCCGCAGGCTCCGTTCCTGCAGAATATCGCAATGACCTCGTTTGGGATTGCCAGCCCTACCGCTATCAAGGAGAAGAAAGAGAACTTCAAGAATGAGCCTGTGGGTACCGGGCCGTTTGTCTTCACAGAATGGAAGCATAATGATTCCATTACGCTCGACAAAAACCCGAACTACTGGAAAGAAGGGCTCCCTAAGCTGAACAAGGTGATTGTCCGTTCGATTCCGGACAACTCTGCACGCTTCAATGCGCTGCAGAATGGTGAAATCGACCTGATGGAAGATCTTAGTCCGGATGACCTGTCGACCCTTGAGGGCAACACGGAGCTGCAGAAGATTGAGCGTCCGCCGTTCAATGTCTCTTACCTCGGCTTCAACTTTAACAAGAAACCTTTTGATAATGTAAAAGTAAGACAAGCGCTGAACTATGCTGTAAATAAACAGGCGATTATCGATGCTTTCTTCTCAGGCCAGGCTACTGCCGCTGTGAACCCTATGCCTCCATCACTGTGGGGCTATAACGATGCTGTGAAGGATTATGAATACGATCTGGACAAAGCAAAGGCACTGCTGGCTGAAGCCGGTTATCCTGATGGTCTTCCGGATACTGTAACCCTGTACGCTATGCCGGTATCCCGCCCTTATATGCCTGACGGTAAAAAGGTTGCGGAAGCCATTCAAGCCGACTGGGAGAAGATCGGTGTTAAAACCGTCATTGAGTCCCCGGAATGGGCGACATACCTCGATGACACCAAAGCTGGTGAAAAAGATGATATCTACATGCTCGGCTGGACCGGTGATAATGGCGACCCGGATAACTTCCTGTATACGCTTCTCGACAAGGATGCTATTCCTGGTAACAACCGCAGCTTCTATGTAAATGAAGAACTGCACACCATTCTGATCAATGCCCAGAAGGAAACAGATCAGGCTAAACGCTCCGACCTGTACAAACAGGCTCAGGAAATCATCAAAGCGGATGCGCCTTGGATTCCGCTGGTCCACACAACTCCGCTTCTGGCTGCAAAAGCCAATTTGAAAGGCTATGTTCCAGGTCCGACAGGTACGGAATATTACAGCGAAATTTACTTCGAATAG
- the modA gene encoding molybdate ABC transporter substrate-binding protein translates to MGMFKKLAVGVMSVLLVSGLVAAFGGQLEAATKKTEIIVSAAASLQDSLDKIAELYEKQHPDIDLVFNYGASGTLQKQIEQGAPADLFFSAGDKQMKALVDGGLITAHKELLKNQLVLVVPSDSTARITTITQLTDKSFKKVAVGQPESVPAGQYAQQALTAKKVWNTLQSKLVFAKDVRQVLSYVETGNADAGFVYKTDALTSGKVKIALTVGANVHTAINYPVGVVKESDHLTAAKAFYDYVQTKEAGSIFTGYGFTLAK, encoded by the coding sequence ATAGGAATGTTCAAGAAATTAGCAGTAGGAGTTATGTCTGTCTTGCTGGTTTCAGGCTTAGTGGCAGCATTCGGAGGCCAACTGGAGGCGGCTACGAAGAAGACGGAAATAATTGTATCGGCGGCGGCAAGTCTGCAAGACAGTCTGGATAAGATCGCCGAGCTCTATGAGAAGCAGCATCCCGATATTGATCTTGTTTTCAACTACGGCGCTTCTGGCACCTTGCAGAAGCAAATTGAACAAGGCGCTCCTGCTGATCTGTTCTTCTCTGCCGGGGATAAGCAAATGAAGGCGCTGGTGGATGGCGGGCTTATCACTGCTCATAAAGAATTACTGAAGAATCAGCTGGTGCTTGTGGTGCCTTCCGATTCCACAGCCCGCATCACCACAATTACACAGCTTACGGATAAATCCTTTAAAAAGGTAGCTGTCGGCCAGCCGGAATCGGTGCCGGCCGGCCAATATGCGCAGCAGGCTTTGACTGCCAAGAAGGTGTGGAACACATTGCAAAGCAAACTGGTCTTTGCCAAGGATGTACGCCAGGTGCTCTCGTATGTAGAGACTGGGAATGCGGATGCCGGTTTTGTCTATAAGACCGATGCCCTGACTTCCGGGAAAGTGAAGATCGCGCTTACGGTAGGAGCAAATGTGCACACTGCGATTAATTATCCGGTTGGAGTTGTCAAAGAATCGGATCACCTTACGGCAGCTAAAGCCTTTTACGATTATGTGCAGACCAAAGAAGCTGGCAGCATCTTCACTGGTTACGGATTTACGCTGGCTAAATAA
- a CDS encoding helix-turn-helix transcriptional regulator, which produces MTDRLIRLMRIITLVQAKPGILARELAERCGNSERTIYRDMDALSAMHIPITHMGHGKGYAFIGNFALYPLDLTDSEAAAFSELRNVMKDIKPLLPTEFENAYEKIMAAQYKQNVEREERMESVTKEAGNPWTERSPMAIEQSAFLTEILSAVMKQKSFHADYCENANEERGLQIDPYCLVPLENRIYVIGLCHRFGRIRAFHINGFSNVTLLNNWFSKERFDLQSFMSQKWSLDPDSLQIEFRIRFSERMMERIKYEELMMKPTKVDRQNCCLHFKVAIEQDIGFVRWIMGFEEEAEILEPFYYRDMLKYHMERWLMLYK; this is translated from the coding sequence ATGACAGACCGATTAATCCGGCTGATGCGCATTATCACACTAGTGCAAGCTAAACCTGGAATCCTGGCACGTGAGCTGGCTGAACGCTGCGGCAACAGTGAAAGAACGATATATCGGGATATGGACGCGCTAAGCGCAATGCATATCCCGATTACCCATATGGGACATGGGAAGGGATATGCGTTTATCGGTAATTTTGCATTGTACCCTTTAGATCTGACGGATAGTGAGGCGGCTGCATTTTCCGAGCTGCGCAATGTGATGAAAGACATCAAGCCTTTGCTGCCGACTGAATTTGAAAATGCCTATGAGAAAATAATGGCTGCACAATATAAGCAGAATGTGGAAAGGGAAGAAAGAATGGAAAGCGTCACAAAAGAAGCCGGAAATCCTTGGACGGAACGGAGTCCAATGGCGATCGAGCAATCGGCTTTTTTAACGGAAATATTGTCCGCTGTGATGAAACAAAAAAGCTTCCATGCGGACTATTGCGAAAATGCAAATGAGGAAAGAGGGTTACAGATTGATCCTTACTGCCTTGTTCCGCTGGAGAACCGGATCTATGTGATCGGCTTATGCCACAGGTTTGGGAGAATCCGGGCCTTTCATATTAACGGTTTTTCCAATGTCACCCTGCTGAATAACTGGTTTTCAAAAGAGCGGTTTGATTTACAGTCCTTTATGTCGCAGAAATGGAGCCTTGATCCTGACAGCCTGCAGATAGAGTTCAGAATCAGGTTTTCCGAACGGATGATGGAGAGAATCAAATATGAAGAGCTGATGATGAAACCCACTAAAGTTGACCGCCAGAACTGCTGCCTGCACTTTAAAGTAGCCATCGAACAAGATATCGGTTTTGTCCGCTGGATCATGGGGTTCGAGGAAGAAGCGGAAATTCTGGAGCCGTTTTATTACCGGGACATGTTGAAATATCATATGGAAAGATGGCTGATGTTATACAAATAA
- a CDS encoding polysaccharide deacetylase family protein, with the protein MKTSCRISAVTLTALVLLLGCSNPLLARSDVKNRYYYEQKGDMIWEVPTSQKVIALTFDDGPDPTETTQILNVLHDYNAKCTFFAIGKKIAAYPEIAKRVIYEGHELANHTYNHVYFKKPISAEQVMKELELTENEIIKISGRHSSLFRPPGGMYDETLVDVSNRMGLKPVLWSWHQDTRDWNRPGVWSISNKVIKNAHSGDIVLFHDYVHGQSQTREALQIILPALEKQGFRFVTVSELIGLANTEKAENNRQLAY; encoded by the coding sequence ATGAAAACAAGCTGCCGCATTTCCGCCGTGACACTCACTGCACTGGTACTTCTGCTCGGCTGCTCAAACCCGCTGCTGGCCCGTTCAGATGTCAAAAACCGCTATTATTACGAGCAGAAGGGGGATATGATCTGGGAAGTGCCAACCAGTCAAAAGGTGATCGCCCTAACCTTTGACGACGGTCCAGATCCGACGGAAACCACTCAAATTCTCAATGTGCTGCATGATTACAACGCCAAATGCACTTTTTTTGCCATCGGCAAAAAAATCGCTGCTTATCCTGAGATTGCCAAACGCGTAATCTACGAAGGGCACGAGCTGGCTAATCATACGTACAATCACGTTTATTTCAAAAAACCAATCTCCGCAGAGCAGGTTATGAAGGAACTGGAGCTGACAGAGAATGAGATTATAAAGATTTCGGGCCGGCACAGCAGTCTGTTCAGACCACCAGGCGGAATGTATGACGAAACCCTGGTGGACGTCTCCAACCGCATGGGACTGAAGCCGGTACTGTGGTCCTGGCATCAGGATACACGCGACTGGAACCGTCCAGGGGTATGGAGCATCTCTAATAAAGTCATCAAGAACGCCCATAGCGGCGATATTGTGCTCTTCCACGACTATGTTCACGGGCAATCTCAGACGAGGGAAGCCCTCCAGATTATTTTGCCTGCACTGGAGAAACAGGGCTTCCGTTTTGTTACCGTCTCCGAGCTGATCGGACTGGCGAATACCGAGAAAGCGGAAAACAACAGACAACTGGCTTATTAA
- the nikC gene encoding nickel transporter permease, giving the protein MGQATVNVTPPNVQAEKVSGPWRDAWKAFRKNKTAMLGLCIIVFFVLIALLAPFIAPYGYKEQELVNRLKAPSADHWFGTDDLGRDLFTRILYGARISLWVGFFSVIGSIAVGTFLGVLAGFYGKWIDMLISRMFDILLAFPSILLAIAIVAILGPSLQNALYAIAIVNIPTYGRLVRAKVLSLKSEEYITAARAIGMKNSRILLTHILPNSLTPIIVQGTLGIATAIIEAAALGFLGLGAQPPDPEWGKMLSDSRQFIQKAPWTVIFPGLSIMLTVLGFNLMGDGLRDVLDPRMKN; this is encoded by the coding sequence ATGGGACAAGCAACAGTTAACGTAACACCCCCGAATGTACAGGCCGAAAAGGTTTCCGGACCTTGGCGTGATGCGTGGAAGGCTTTCCGCAAAAATAAGACGGCGATGCTCGGGCTTTGTATTATTGTGTTTTTTGTGCTGATAGCGCTGCTGGCGCCATTTATTGCCCCTTATGGTTATAAGGAGCAGGAGCTGGTAAACCGGCTGAAGGCGCCTTCTGCCGATCATTGGTTCGGTACTGATGATCTGGGGAGAGATTTGTTCACCCGGATTCTATACGGTGCCCGCATTTCACTGTGGGTGGGATTCTTCTCGGTCATCGGATCGATCGCCGTAGGGACTTTTCTGGGAGTGTTGGCCGGGTTTTACGGCAAATGGATCGATATGCTCATATCCCGGATGTTTGATATTCTGCTGGCATTTCCGAGCATTCTGCTGGCGATTGCGATTGTGGCCATTCTCGGGCCTTCGCTGCAAAATGCGCTTTATGCCATTGCAATCGTTAATATTCCTACGTATGGACGGCTGGTGCGGGCGAAGGTCCTTTCCCTGAAATCGGAGGAATACATTACGGCAGCCCGGGCGATTGGAATGAAGAACTCGCGGATTCTGTTGACCCATATTCTGCCTAACAGTCTGACGCCTATTATAGTGCAGGGCACGTTAGGAATCGCTACTGCGATTATCGAGGCGGCTGCACTCGGCTTCCTGGGGCTCGGCGCCCAGCCGCCGGACCCTGAATGGGGGAAGATGCTTTCAGATTCCCGGCAGTTCATTCAGAAGGCGCCGTGGACGGTGATTTTTCCCGGCCTGTCCATTATGCTGACTGTGCTGGGCTTCAACCTGATGGGGGACGGCCTGCGTGATGTGCTCGACCCGCGGATGAAAAATTAG